One uncultured Hyphomonas sp. genomic region harbors:
- the phbB gene encoding acetoacetyl-CoA reductase, whose translation MSKTVLVTGGTRGIGHAISAAMAKAGYKVAANYAGNDEAAKATADELSIHVYKFDVADYDAVGEGIAAIEKDLGPIDIVVNNAGVTRDAPFHKMTKDQWQQVIDIDLTSAFNVTRQVWDGMRERSWGRVINISSINGQKGQFGQANYSAAKAGLIGFTKALAQEGAKKGITVNTVCPGYIDTEMVRAVPEKVLESIISTIPVGRLGKPEEIASMCAYLASDDGAFITGATMTVNGAQYIAG comes from the coding sequence ATGTCCAAAACAGTTCTGGTTACAGGCGGTACACGCGGTATCGGCCACGCCATCAGCGCCGCCATGGCGAAAGCCGGCTACAAGGTCGCGGCAAACTATGCTGGTAACGATGAAGCCGCCAAGGCAACCGCCGACGAGCTCAGCATCCATGTCTACAAGTTCGACGTCGCCGATTATGACGCGGTCGGCGAAGGCATTGCCGCCATCGAGAAAGATCTCGGCCCGATCGACATTGTCGTCAACAATGCCGGTGTGACGCGCGATGCACCCTTCCACAAAATGACGAAAGACCAATGGCAGCAGGTGATCGACATCGATCTGACCTCCGCTTTCAACGTCACCCGCCAGGTGTGGGACGGCATGCGCGAGCGCAGCTGGGGCCGCGTCATCAACATCTCCTCCATCAACGGCCAGAAGGGCCAGTTCGGCCAGGCGAACTATTCCGCCGCCAAGGCCGGCCTGATCGGTTTCACCAAGGCGCTCGCCCAGGAAGGCGCCAAGAAGGGCATCACCGTGAACACGGTCTGCCCGGGCTATATCGACACCGAGATGGTGCGCGCGGTGCCTGAGAAAGTGCTCGAGAGCATCATCTCGACCATCCCGGTCGGCCGCCTCGGCAAGCCGGAAGAAATCGCCTCCATGTGCGCCTATCTGGCCAGCGACGATGGTGCGTTCATCACCGGCGCGACCATGACGGTGAACGGCGCGCAATATATCGCCGGCTAG